In one window of Drosophila innubila isolate TH190305 chromosome 2L unlocalized genomic scaffold, UK_Dinn_1.0 4_B_2L, whole genome shotgun sequence DNA:
- the LOC117781721 gene encoding alpha-methylacyl-CoA racemase: protein MPLKGIKVLEFVGLAPGPLCGKILADFGASVTRIDKMLDNPLDVLYHGKSTLAVNLKKAEGQRIVRQLASKYDVIVEPFRPGVMEKLNLGPEELCAENPRLIYARLTGFGQHGRLAPRAGHDLNYVAISGVLSMLGRQNQNPTAPINFLADFAGGSVICALGICLALLERHRSGRGQVVDAAMVDGAAYVASWLFMSRHLSIWGESQQRGANVLDGGAYFYDTYKTKDGLYLSVAALEPQFFELIKERLQLPQELSQYGAGNQVLGRQLLTDAFLTKTQAEWSSIFEDVDACVYPVVDWQKVQEHDHNATRKSFEKVGDSFAPRPAPRLSRTPGKLMNNAQNDLKSVIDELNLKPEQLQQLQSDGVLTLPIKPKL from the exons ATGCCTTTGAAGGGCATAAAAGTTTTGGAGTTTGTAGGCCTGGCGCCTGGTCCATTATGTGGCAAAATACTTGCCGATTTTGGAGCCAGTGTTACACGGATTGACAag ATGCTGGACAATCCCTTGGATGTACTTTACCATGGTAAATCCACGCTGGCTGTGAATCTGAAGAAGGCCGAAGGTCAGAGGATTGTGCGACAACTGGCAAGCAAATATGATGTGATTGTGGAACCGTTTCGACCTGGCGTCATGGAAAAGTTGAATTTAGGACCTGAAGAATTGTGCGCTGAGAATCCACGACTTATATATGCACGTCTTACGGGCTTTGGACAGCACGGACGCCTTGCACCACGAGCTGGCCACGATCTCAATTATGTTGCAATCTCTGGCGTGCTTTCAATGTTGGGCCGTCAAAACCAGAATCCTACTGCacctattaattttttggcgGATTTTGCAGGTGGAAGCGTGATCTGTGCACTGGGCATTTGTTTGGCATTGCTGGAACGTCATAGATCCGGACGTGGTCAGGTTGTGGATGCGGCAATGGTTGATGGTGCCGCATATGTGGCTAGTTGGCTGTTCATGTCCAGACATCTCAGCATTTGGGGCGAGAGTCAACAACGTGGAGCAAATGTGCTGGATGGCGGCGCCTATTTCTATGAcacatataaaacaaaagatgGACTCTACTTGTCGGTGGCCGCATTGGAGCCGCAATTCTTTGAGTTAATCAAGGAGCGTTTGCAATTGCCACAGGAACTGTCGCAATATGGAGCAGGGAATCAAGTTCTAGGCAGACAGCTCTTAACCGATGCGTTTCTCACTAAAACCCAAGCCGAATGGTCATCGATATTTGAAGATGTGGATGCTTGCGTTTATCCCGTGGTCGATTGGCAAAAAGTCCAGGAGCATGATCACAATGCGACACGGAAATCATTTGAGAAAGTCGGAGACTCTTTTGCACCGCGTCCAGCGCCACGTTTGAGTCGCACACCTGGCAAATTGATGAATAACGCTCAAAATGATCTGAAATCTGTGATCGATGAACTGAATTTAAAACccgagcagctgcagcaactgcaaaGTGACGGCGTTCTGACCTTACCCATTAAGCCAAAACTTTAa
- the LOC117781719 gene encoding guanine nucleotide-binding protein-like 1 yields the protein MPQQRRKLPFSGKKKKDQLLQKRNSKGPPKYLRSTQESYEDSDAPETTAPRKLMEQPFNRGGGARNKNLNRYNLQFTQESKKELELMKQEGFKPLDVLTATEREIDAGYFEGFDFPVRPPWSLESSKELLDRNENRYFKEYVDELFKKKQGVDSKEISLFELNLETWRQLWRVLEFSDILLIIVDVRFSSLMFPPSLYDYIINTLKKHAIVVFNKVDLVAPEAVVAWRQYFNERYPELPVVLFASYSARSHKGSQGGRGRMSHRRSMEGVYNIYRECQRYVQNDVDLSAWEQKIREDMRHEEVNILDSDNETIKTQVEGELKISSSIDTTPHHHVKYYNGVLTVGCIGYPNVGKSSLINALKGRKVVSVSRTPGHTKHFQTIFLTQHVRLCDCPGLVFPSSTPKSLQVFLGSFPISQLQVPYRSLKLLAEHINLPQLFRLSLPEDYDEWSAVAISDAWAYKRGFLTAKAARPDRYRAANHILRMCLAGQQQLVLQFYPPGYDKQRESWLNHPDLEGVIKYQQVDVEEPDSETNEDTSSVCSDTPGSDEEDDEDSSNDETNADDDECVDQPTRSRNVFTLLEDD from the exons ATGCCACAACAACGACGCAAGCTTCCGTTCAGTGGCAAAAAGAAGAAGGATCAATTGCTGCAGAAGCGCAACTCAAAAg GCCCACCGAAGTACTTGCGCAGCACACAGGAGTCTTACGAGGATAGCGATGCACCTGAGACAACCGCGCCCCGGAAGCTCATGGAGCAGCCTTTTAATCGCGGCGGCGGCGCTcgcaataaaaatttgaatcgTTACAATCTGCAGTTCACACAGGAGAGCAAAAAGGAGCTGGAGCTAATGAAGCAGGAAGGATTTAAACCCCTCGATGTGCTAACGGCAACAGAAAGGGAAATTGACGCTGGCTATTTTGAAGGTTTCGATTTTCCTGTGCGTCCACCTTGGAGTCTTGAGAGCAGCAAAGAACTTTTGGATCGCAATGAGAATCGATACTTTAAG GAATATGTTGATGAACTGTTTAAGAAGAAACAAGGCGTGGATAGCAAAGAAATATCCCTCTTTGAGCTCAATCTGGAAACCTGGCGTCAGCTTTGGCGCGTGCTCGAGTTCTCAGATATTCTACTTATCATTGTGGACGTACGTTTTTCCTCTTTGATGTTCCCACCATCGCTCTACGACTATATCATCAATACGCTTAAAAAGCATGCGATTGTTGTGTTTAACAAAGTGGACCTAGTTGCGCCCGAGGCTGTTGTTGCCTGGCGACAATACTTTAATGAACGTTATCCTGAACTTCCTGTTGTGCTTTTCGCATCTTATTCTGCGCGCAGCCACAAGGGATCCCAAGGTGGTCGTGGTCGGATGTCTCATCGAAGGAGCATGGAGGGCGTTTACAATATATATCGAGAATGTCAGCGTTATGTGCAGAATGATGTAGATCTGTCCGCCTGGGAGCAGAAGATCCGTGAAGATATGCGCCATGAGGAGGTGAACATACTGGACAGTGACAACGAGACAATAAAGACTCAGGTCGAAGGAGAGCTGAAGATTAGTAGCAGCATTGATACCACACCACATCATCATGTGAAATATTATAATGGCGTGCTGACCGTTGGCTGCATCGGATATCCCAACGTGGGCAAGTCCTCGCTGATTAATGCCCTCAAGGGGCGTAAAGTTGTCAGCGTCAGTCGTACGCCCGGACACACGAAACACTTTCAAACCATATTCCTCACACAGCATGTTCGCCTCTGTGATTGTCCTGGTCTGGTCTTTCCCTCGAGCACACCGAAATCGTTGCAAGTGTTTCTCGGCAGCTTTCCCATCTCTCAGTTGCAAGTTCCTTATCGTTCGCTTAAATTGCTAGCCGAGCACATTAATTTGCCGCAGCTCTTTCGTCTAAGTCTCCCAGAAGACTACGACGAGTGGTCGGCCGTGGCTATTTCAGATGCTTGGGCGTATAAACGTGGCTTTCTGACAGCTAAAGCAGCTCGTCCGGATCGTTATCGTGCTGCCAATCACATTTTACGCATGTGCCTTGCTGGTCAACAACAATTGGTGCTCCAATTTTATCCTCCCGGCTACGATAAGCAGCGTGAGAGCTGGCTAAATCATCCAGATCTGGAAGGTGTTATCAAATATCAACAGGTGGATGTTGAAGAGCCTGATAGCGAAACCAATGAGGATACATCCTCCGTGTGCTCGGATA CCCCTGGCAGCGATGAGGAAGACGACGAGGACAGTTCTAATGATGAAACCAATGCCGATGATGATGAATGCGTTGACCAACCCACACGATCCCGCAACGTCTTTACCCTGCTTGAAGATGATTAG
- the LOC117781713 gene encoding ATP-dependent DNA/RNA helicase DHX36: MQRGDRSHSRGGKGGSRPPGLSGREIGMYYKNLARQRKKDAKDEGPKIRLGCNVSVPPAILQRVEECMQDFETDRETDENLDANFKRQFHNLLSVNFEAFINDTRKQYEGVDLRNRNLDEHVLKQQQERLQCPDFQARYETRLKLPTMAQAADIIEAIDKHQVVLIVGSTGCGKTTQVPQILLDDCIAKGIGSSCHIVCTQPRRISAITVAERVSYERAEKLGQSVGYQIRLESCKPRDRASIMYCTTGVLLQQLQSDPLLHNVSMLLLDEIHERSVETDLLMALLKVILPQRPALKVILMSATVREQDFCDYFENCPMFRIEGVMYPVQMLYLEDVLSLTGYQFASRRDKRGRSQREQPEYKAMIEPFIRRNRGSYDDRVLDQLRLPESEGCEDIDFIVDLIYYICSSKPDGAILVFMPGFDKISKLHNALGSPRTPKGQRWRDQLTIYPLHSMLPSVEQQAVFRRAPKGKRKVIISTIIAETSVTIDDVVYVINTGRTKITNYDTETNIQTLEECWVTQANTQQRKGRAGRVQPGICYNLFSRARENLMAEIPTPEILRSKLESIILSLKLLHIDDPYAFLQTLINTPALEAVNNGVALLKRIEALDEKGQLTPLGMHLAKMPIDPQMGKMILMSALFRCLDPITSAAAALSYKMPFYTPMGQERRVDEAKRKLSRNMRSDHLLAHNAISAYRDSREDHRDRDFCYNNFLSLMTLQQLERMKQQFADLLNNYRFLSSSNCQHASSNINSDKISLLRAIIGGGLYPNMAHLCKSRQIKNQVRAIHHMSTDDGRRVNFHPSSVNSGESGFDSSYFVYFQRQKSTALYLLDATMVFPMALIIFGDGVEAGFIDNTPYISVAKAYYFKCNPETAAVVLNLRACLKRLLLKKAMYPAPIEENSDDNRLIKAIELLLSLDEKMGDDDDVMLSDEIDDI; encoded by the exons ATGCAGCGTGGAGATAGATCGCATTCACGTGGAGGAAAGGGAGGCAGTCGCCCACCAGGACTCAGTGGCAGGGAGATTGGCATGTACTATAAGAATCTCGCGCGCCAACGCAAAAAAGACGCCAAAGATGAGGGACCCAAAATTCGCTTGGGTTGCAATGTTAGTGTTCCACCCGCCATTCTGCAGCGTGTTGAGGAATGCATGCAAGACTTTGAAACAGACAGAGAAACTGACGAGAATTTGGATGCAAACTTTAAACGACAGTTTCACAATTTGTTAAGCGTCAATTTCGAGGCATTTATCAACGATACAAGGAAACAGTACGAAGGTGTGGACTTAAGAAATCGCAACTTGGATGAGCATGTTCtaaagcagcaacaagaacgcTTACAATGTCCAGATTTTCAAGCGCGCTACGAAACTCGTTTAAAATTACCCACAATGGCACAGGCAGCAGATATTATCGAGGCTATAGATAAACATCAAGTTGTATTGATTGTGGGCAGCACTGGCTGCGGAAAAACAACTCAGGTTCCTCAGATCTTGCTGGATGATTGTATAGCCAAGGGCATCGGATCCAGTTGTCACATTGTCTGCACACAGCCACGTCGCATCTCGGCAATCACTGTGGCCGAGCGAGTTAGCTATGAGCGTGCCGAGAAGCTGGGTCAATCCGTTGGCTATCAGATTCGCCTGGAGAGCTGCAAGCCACGGGATCGTGCTTCCATTATGTACTGCACTACCGGtgtgctgctgcagcagctgcagtcgGATCCGTTGCTGCACAACGTCAGTATGCTGCTCTTGGATGAGATTCACGAGCGCAGCGTGGAGACGGATCTGCTGATGGCGCTGCTCAAAGTCATTCTACCTCAACGACCTGCATTAAAGGTCATTTTAATGAGTGCGACGGTGCGGGAGCAGGATTTCTGTGATTACTTTGAGAACTGTCCAATGTTTCGCATTGAAGGTGTCATGTATCCCGTCCAAATGCTCTACTTGGAAGACGTGCTCTCTCTGACTGGTTATCAGTTTGCTAGTCGACGTGACAAGCGTGGACGTTCCCAACGGGAGCAACCGGAGTATAAGGCAATGATTGAGCCTTTTATTAGACGCAACCGTGGCAGCTACGATGATAGAGTTCTGGATCAACTGCGATTGCCCGAATCTGAAGGTTGCGAGGACATAGACTTTATTGTGGATctcatatactatatatgcaGTAGCAAACCAGATGGTGCTATATTGGTTTTTATGCCGGGCTTCGATAAGATCTCCAAATTACACAATGCACTGGGAAGTCCGCGTACGCCGAAAGGTCAACGCTGGCGAGATCAATTAACTATCTATCCACTGCATTCAATGCTGCCCTCGGTGGAGCAACAGGCGGTGTTCCGACGTGCTCCAAAAGGCAAGCGAAAAGTCATCATATCCACGATTATTGCCGAGACTTCGGTGACAATTGACGATGTTGTGTATGTCATCAACACAGGACGTACGAAAATCACCAACTATGATACTGAGACGAACATTCAAACGCTGGAGGAGTGTTGGGTTACCCAAGCGAACACACAGCAGCGCAAGGGACGCGCAGGGAGAGTGCAGCCAGGCATTTGTTATAATCTCTTCAGTCGAGCACGTGAGAATCTTATGGCTGAGATCCCCACACCGGAGATATTGCGCTCCAAACTAGAATCAATTATATTAAGTCTTAAGCTGCTGCACATTGATGATCCTTATGCTTTCCTGCAAACACTGATTAATACACCTGCCCTGGAAGCTGTCAACAATGGCGTGGCGCTGCTCAAGCG aATTGAGGCACTGGATGAGAAGGGACAACTTACGCCATTGGGAATGCATCTGGCCAAGATGCCCATTGATCCCCAGATGGGCAAAATGATACTGATGTCTGCCTTGTTCCGTTGCCTGGATCCCATCAcctcagcagctgctgcacttTCCTACAAGATGCCCTTCTATACGCCCATGGGTCAGGAGCGTCGTGTCGACGAGGCGAAGCGTAAATTGTCTCGAAACATGCGCAGTGATCATCTGCTCGCACATAATGCCATAAGTGCTTATCGCGACAGTCGGGAGGATCATCGAGATCGCGACTTTTGCTACAACAACTTCCTCAGCCTCATGACTCTTCAGCAGCTGGAGCGAATGAAGCAACAGTTTGCTGATCTCCTGAATAACTACAG ATTCCTTAGTTCATCCAACTGCCAGCATGCGTCTTCCAACATTAACTCGGATAAGATTTCTTTGCTACGTGCTATTATTGGCGGCGGTCTCTATCCAAACATGGCACACTTGTG CAAATCAAGGCAAATTAAGAATCAAGTGCGCGCCATTCATCACATGTCCACGGACGATGGTCGTCGCGTCAATTTTCATCCTTCATCGGTGAATAGCGGTGAAAGTGGTTTTGATTCCAGCTACTTTGTTTACTTTCAACGGCAGAAATCAACAGCTCTTTATCTGCTGGATGCAACCATGGTGTTTCCAATGGCCCTCATCATTTTTGGCGATGGCGTTGAGGCTGGCTTTATCGATAATACACCCTATATATCTGTAGCTAAGGCATATTA TTTCAAGTGCAATCCGgaaacagctgctgttgtgctGAATTTGCGAGCATGCTTGAAACGCTTGCTGCTCAAGAAGGCCATGTATCCAGCGCCGATTGAGGAGAACAGTGATGATAATAGGCTTATCAA agCAATAGAACTGCTGCTCTCATTGGATGAAAAAATgggcgatgacgatgatgtgATGTTGTCGGATGAGATTGATGACATTTAG
- the LOC117781715 gene encoding metal transporter CNNM4 produces the protein MEKSEKCIKQCHNRTKVSNSKIISDNSILRMPRVKDGKSIARAKFCATLEYPKTTKSIYLAFIIVILAFANCINLGLGSYANDVNGDVPPLDSLNIIHSLRADNNHNKSNSDTILTEFQLSKTKTRVQRQAEDVVRIIGMRLEDASSESNDGIPGVLCDKEQTIRIFGVGLKNNTVIAFTKEENKYQGACQQPVTDIFKPSNVSLDGTTATYNIKIPYSEGVLYICAKIDEGVSHGPAAKTKPLEHQGNAKWLKIETFKPLLPTWMAIIVIVTCLAFSALFSGLNLGLMSMDRTELKILRNTGTEKERNYAAKIAPVRDQGNYLLCSILLGNVLVNSTFTILLDGLTSGLFAVIFSTLAIVLFGEITPQAVCSRHGLAIGAKTIMITKTVMCITAPLSYPISRVLDWCLGEEIGNVFNRERLKELVRVTNDVNDLDKNEVNIISGALELRKKTVAEIMTPINDAYMLSLDAVLDFETVSDIMNSGYSRIPVYDGDRKNIVTLLYIKDLAFVDTDDNTPLKTLCEFYQNPVHFVFEDYTLDIMFNQFKEGTIGHIAFVHRVNSEGDGDPFYETVGLVTLEDVIEELIQAEIVDETDVFIDNRTKTRRNRYKKADFSAFAEKREAQSVRISPQLTLATFQYLSTAVDAFKKDIISEPILRRLLNQDVFHNIKIKGKNKDDPNLFIFTEGKAVDFFVLILEGRVEVTIGKEGLLFDSGPFTYFGTQALVQNVVMDSPSQMGSLQSLNMDSKVRQTFVPDYSVRASTDVIYIAIKRSLYLTAKKATLLEKSRKSGTFSSETFDDEVERLLHSITEDEKPRYLTASQSTRRLSKPNRSVTSSPTNNDLSHDDRSKNSDSVHRQRIGLEHTEDASLSSLVTSEVAGDLQNGDNDRDGTAASTPLLPKMDEINDSKQNKPK, from the exons ATggaaaaaagtgaaaagtgtaTAAAACAATGTCATAATCGGACTAAAGTGTCAaactcaaaaatcatttccgACAATTCAATTTTGCGGATGCCGCGTGTGAAAGATGGAAAATCAATTGCACGGGCTAAATTTTGTGCTACATTGGAAtatccaaaaacaacaaaaagcatcTATCTTGCTTTCATAATTGTTATACTTGCCTTtgcaaattgtataaatttggGCCTCGGCTCTTATGCAAATGATGTTAATGGCGATGTTCCACCATTAGACTCATTGAATATAATCCATTCTCTGCGGGCAGACAACAATCATAATAAATCCAACTCGGATACCATATTGACGGAATTTCAGTTgtccaaaacaaaaacaag agTACAACGTCAGGCTGAGGATGTAGTTCGAATTATTGGAATGCGTTTGGAAGACGCTAGCTCCGAATCGAATGATGGCATACCGGGTGTATTATGTGACAAAGAACAAACAATTCGCATTTTCGGCGTTGGCTTAAAGAATAACACAGTGATTGCTTTTACAAAAGAGGAGAATAAATATCAGGGAGCATGTCAACAGCCAGTAACAGATATCTTTAAGCCAAGTAATGTATCGCTTGATGGAACCACAGCCACATATAATATAAAGATTCCATATTCCGAGGGTGTTCTTTACATCTGTGCAAAGATTGATGAAGGTGTCAGT CATGGCCCCGCAGCAAAAACGAAACCACTGGAACATCAAGGCAATGCCAAATGGTTGAAAATCGAAACATTTAAACCATTGTTGCCTACTTGGATGGCCATTATTGTCATTGTGACATGTTTAGCCTTTTCGGCCCTGTTCTCTGGACTCAATTTGGGCCTTATGTCCATGGATCGTACCGAATTAAAA ATTCTGCGTAATACTGGCAcggaaaaagaaagaaattatgCCGCGAAAATTGCACCCGTCAGAGATCAAGGTAATTATCTGTTGTGCAGTATTCTCTTGGGTAATGTGTTGGTTAACTCCACCTTTACCATTCTGCTGGATGGTCTGACCTCTGGACTCTTTGCTGTCATATTTTCCACACTGGCGATTGTGCTTTTTGGTGAAATCACACCTCAG GCTGTGTGTTCAAGACACGGCTTGGCAATTGGAGCCAAAACCATTATGATAACCAAAACCGTAATGTGCATAACAGCTCCATTGTCGTACCCGATCTCTCGCGTTCTAGACTGGTGTCTGGGTGAAGAGATTGGCAATGTGTTCAATCGCGAGCGCCTAAAGGAACTTGTTCGT gTGACGAACGATGTGAATGATTTGGATAAGAATGAAGTGAATATTATATCCGGTGCTTTGGAGTTACGTAAAAAGACAGTTGCTGAAATTATGACGCCCATTAATGATGCCTACATGTTGTCATTGGATGCTGTGCTGGACTTTGAAACTGTGTCCGATATTATGAATTCGGGTTACTCTCGCATTCCGGTATACGATGGAGATAGAAAGAATATTGTTACCCTGCTGTACATTAAGGATTTGGCATTCGTTGATACTGATGATAATACTCCGTTGAAGACACTGTGTGAATTCTACCAGAATCCAGTTCATTTCGTTTTCGAGGACTACACATTGGATATTATGTTTAATCAGTTTAAGGAAGGTACTATTGGTCACATAGCATTCGTTCATCGGGTCAACAGTGAAGGCGATGGCGATCCGTTCTATGAAACCGTTGGCCTTGTTACACTGGAGGATGTCATTGAGGAGCTCATTCAGGCCGAGATTGTGGATGAGACTGATGTATTTATCGATAATCGTACAAAGACGCGTCGTAATCGTTATAAGAAGGCCGACTTTTCAGCATTCGCTGAAAAGCGCGAGGCTCAATCCGTGCGAATTTCCCCTCAATTGACTCTGGCAACATTCCAGTATCTAAGTACAG CTGTTGATGCGTTCAAGAAAGACATTATTTCTGAACCAATCTTGCGGCGCTTACTTAATCAAGATGTTTTccacaatattaaaattaagggCAAAAACAAGGATGATCCcaatctttttatatttacggAAGGAAAAGCCGTTGACTTCTTTGTACTTATCCTAGAGGGTCGCGTCGAAGTGACAATTGGCAAAGAAGGTCTGCTCTTTGATAGTGGACCATTTACTTATTTCGGAACACAGGCATTAGTACAAAATGTGGTTATGG ATTCGCCTAGCCAGATGGGATCACTGCAGTCTTTGAATATGGACTCGAAAGTACGACAAACTTTCGTTCCTGATTACTCTGTACGGGCTTCGACCGATGTGATATATATTGCCATTAAACGTAGTTTATACCTGACTGCTAAGAAAGCCACTTTATTAGAGAAGAGTCGCAAGTCCGGCACTTTCTCAAGCGAAACATTCGACGATGAAGTTGAACGTCTGCTGCATTCGATAACGGAGGATGAGAAGCCTCGTTACCTAACGGCCAGTCAAAGTACAAGACGTTTATCGAAGCCCAACCGGAGTGTTACATCGTCGCCAACGAACAACGATTTATCCCATGATGATAGGAGTAAAAATAGTGACAGTGTCCATCGCCAACGTATTGGGTTAGAGCATACGGAAGATGCATCATTGAGCAGTTTGGTTACATCGGAAGTGGCAGGTGATCTTCAAAATGGAGATAATGACCGCGATGGAACAGCGGCGTCCACACCGCTTTTGCCAAAGATGGACGAAATTAACGACTCCAAGCAAAATAAGCCTAAATAA
- the LOC117781718 gene encoding NHL repeat-containing protein 2: MLSSQKQIILPLRGRQHWHKYLCIFFNNSISTCGVSKINNIMDFTDDLTAIDIVTFITDELQQSYRNCDAKDKTKIFEEFLERWDANDNSIEKVKSMKFEFELDLDWFNVSRPLSIAGLRGKVVLLDFFTYCCINCMHVLPELRALEERYPVEDGLVVVGVHSPKFENERTAANILSAAQRYGIKHPIVNDSKSALWRALSIRCWPSLFVLSPDGHPMLLLMGEGHGEFLHDFVGAALFYFNRQKKIENVSLPLQLSTDLHPASNLRFPAKISRLLNRYAIADAGNNRVLIVTETGVVEYKIGGLEAGFVDGNLMSARFNNPQGVTFLDEDTVIVADTDNHALRQISLQKGIVETLAGTGQQGNERTGGKLGQLQSISSPWDVAVFRARDMDMSFHVDELNVPEKTIILIAMAGTHQIWGYFPEGIIWWKFKKFEPRCCVSLIGNGLEENRNNSYPQNAAFAQPSGLAMSKDFLFIADSESSSIRKASLVDGKVMPVVGGDRNPQNLFAFGDEDGKLYNAKLQHPLGVAYNHIDHKVYVADTYNHKIKVIDTETNIITTLVIRNEDNNVLTFREPSGLCIDASGKNLLVADTNNHTIYIIDLSTSTARRFLLDFNQLSSTSETDAPPSSSKGSGLQLIKCIPLLQHQSSSIEFSIKLSPDLKYTTDAPQKWTIKRICPALEIKQTNGVLTDGKCTLQIKHLKSIESRINDVLAIEFSLSLCDAQSCLIKRFAVYIDSESPGENISLEPLNTEVGVYVNHSNISL, translated from the exons atgctttccagccagaaacagatAATTTTACCTCTAAGAGGTAGGCAGCACTggcacaaatatttatgtatattttttaataactcaATTTCTACTTGCGGTgttagtaaaataaataatataatggaTTTTACGGATGATTTGACTGCTATTGATATTGTTACATTTATTACGGACGAATTACAACAGAGTTATCGCAATTGTGATGCTAAAgataaaacgaaaatttttgAAGAATTTCTTGAGCGTTGGGATGCAAACGACAATTCCATTGAAAAAGTGAAATCTATGAAATTTGAATTCGAATTGG ATTTGGATTGGTTTAATGTCAGCAGGCCGTTGTCAATTGCGGGATTACGTGGGAAAGTCGTGCTATTGGACTTTTTCACCTATTGCTGTATTAACTGCATGCATGTATTGCCAGAGCTGCGAGCTCTGGAAGAAAGATACCCTGTCGAGGATGGCTTAGTTGTTGTGGGAGTGCACAGTCCCAAATTCGAGAACGAACGCACTGCGGCAAATATTCTATCTGCGGCACAGCGCTACGGAATAAAGCATCCAATAGTAAACGATTCAAAATCCGCTTTATGGCGCGCTCTCAGTATACGATGCTGGCCATCATTATTTGTACTAAGTCCGGACGGACACCCAATGTTACTGTTGATGGGTGAAGGACACGGCGAGTTTCTACATGACTTTGTGGGCGCCGCTCTTTTCTACTTTAATCGCCAGAAAAAGATTGAGAACGTAAGTTTGCCACTGCAACTTTCAACAGATTTGCATCCAGCATCCAATCTGCGTTTCCCAGCGAAAATTTCAAGATTGTTGAACCGTTATGCTATCGCTGATGCGGGTAACAATCGTGTGCTCATCGTGACCGAGACAGGAGTCGTCGAGTATAAGATTGGAGGTCTTGAAGCCGGTTTTGTTGATGGCAACTTAATGTCGGCACGATTTAATAATCCCCAGGGAGTTACGTTTCTTGATGAAGATACGGTCATTGTTGCCGATACGGATAATCATGCTCTGCGTCAAATATCCCTACAGAAAGGAATCGTTGAGACCCTGGCAGGAACTGGCCAACAGGGCAACGAGCGAACAGGCGGCAAATTGGGACAGTTACAGTCAATATCATCGCCCTGGGATGTGGCTGTTTTTCGTGCTCGTGACATGGATATGTCGTTTCACGTGGACGAGCTTAACGTGCCCGAAAAAACAATTATCCTGATTGCCATGGCAGGAACACATCAGATTTGGGGATATTTCCCCGAGGGCATTATTTGGTGGAAGTTTAAGAAGTTTGAGCCACGCTGTTGTGTGTCCTTGATTGGCAACGGGCTCGAAGAGAATCGTAATAATTCCTATCCACAAAATGCGGCCTTTGCACAGCCATCGGGCTTAGCCATGTCCAAGGACTTTCTTTTCATAGCAGACAGCGAGAGCTCCAGCATACGCAAAGCGTCTTTGGTCGACGGGAAAGTGATGCCAGTCGTTGGAGGAGATCGCAATCCACAG aACTTATTTGCATTTGGAGACGAGGATGGTAAACTGTACAACGCAAAGCTTCAACATCCATTGGGTGTTGCCTATAATCATATCGATCATAAGGTTTATGTGGCTGACACATATAATCACAAAATCAAAGTAATTGATACCGAGACCAATATCATTACAACTTTGGTTATCAGGAACGAAGATAACAACGTGCTGACTTTTCGAGAGCCCTCTGGTCTTTGCATTGATGCGAGTGGAAAGAACTTGTTGGTTGCTGATACAAATAATCATACGATCTATATAATTGATTTGTCAACAAGTACGGCTCGTCGTTTCCTTTTGGACTTTAATCAATTATCTTCCACCAGTGAAACGGATGCACCTCCTAGTTCGTCAAAAGGAAGCGGTCTTCAGTTGATCAAATGTATTCCCTTGCTGCAGCATCAGAGTAGCTCTATAGAATTTTCCATCAAACTTTCGCCAGATCTAAAGTATACCACAGATGCCCCACAGAAATGGACGATTAAACGCATTTGCCCGGCTTTAGaaattaagcaaacaaatggAGTTTTAACAGACGGAAAATGCACTTTGCAGattaagcatttaaaaagtatAGAATCCAGAATAAATGATGTTCTAGCGATCGAATTCTCGCTAAGTCTATGCGACGCACAAAGTTGCCTTATTAAGAGGTTTGCTGTATATATCGACAGTGAAAGTCCCGGAGAGAATATATCACTGGAGCCATTAAATACAGAAGTTGGAGTTTATGTTAACCACTCTAATATCAGTTTGTGA